A single region of the Candidatus Alcyoniella australis genome encodes:
- a CDS encoding enoyl-CoA hydratase/isomerase family protein: MPRDAKPDIHGFARWERALHAIERLPLNTLCIYHGQCLGGGLQLGLACDVRLATDDARLGLHEARYGFLPGMATFRLAKFIGLGRARRMALGGRIVDAQEAERLGTFRFYGKEMIAWRFDLKRCERVAQLTEPLSD; the protein is encoded by the coding sequence ATTCCGCGCGACGCCAAGCCCGACATCCACGGGTTCGCGCGCTGGGAGCGCGCACTGCACGCCATCGAACGCCTGCCGCTGAACACGCTGTGCATCTACCACGGGCAGTGCCTCGGCGGCGGATTGCAGCTTGGCTTGGCCTGCGACGTGCGCTTGGCCACGGACGATGCACGCCTGGGGCTGCACGAGGCGCGCTACGGTTTTCTGCCTGGTATGGCGACTTTTCGCCTGGCCAAGTTCATTGGCCTGGGGCGAGCGCGGCGCATGGCCCTGGGCGGCCGGATTGTGGACGCGCAAGAGGCCGAGCGCCTAGGCACGTTCCGCTTTTACGGCAAGGAGATGATCGCCTGGCGCTTCGACCTGAAGCGTTGCGAGCGCGTCGCTCAACTGACCGAGCCGCTATCGGATTGA
- a CDS encoding radical SAM protein yields MKVLFVYFNVATGNGPHYNHGIGSLSAVLNEHGHRPGLVTVEQTDFDLAPELEDFRPDIVCLSFNSHQRSFALRAAQQIKKTLPDALLIAGGVHATHAPQDVIDWPQIDVLVRGEGEGALVDLAGALRQGRPYDSIDNLWLRKDGEVIRNPLRPLIRDLDDLPLADRSIFDMQRILQVNAYEMPMMAGRGCPMHCTYCCNHALSRLYKDKGSYVRFRSVGNILEEIERLQRQYRIDTLYFEDDIFTIKSRFAVDFAEAYRRRFLIPFRIYVRVEMVTRELLATLKRAGLYMVNIGVESGSERIRREVMKRPMSNEQIELVFQWCRELEIITRDFNIVGVPGDDEQTIRETIELNQRVLPDQIQVSIFYPYPGTQLFDQCVEQGLYSGEERTTYFENESVLELPTISRQRITELYQEFCDEARAIEARKEQVDMQRGRQGYFDFVSEFSRAQRRRGDDEMVRLDRFLINGDRRFVLFMHPRSALVYPQVEIRPDSRLQLAMALDPKCLEWGGRGVHYRVRLERGDEKIVVFNDFIDPKNKAIDRGWQEREVALNNFPGTWDVVFMTDPDRTGDLTGAWSGWGRPYLEGGA; encoded by the coding sequence GTGAAAGTCCTCTTCGTATATTTCAACGTGGCCACCGGCAACGGTCCGCATTACAACCACGGCATCGGTTCGCTCTCGGCCGTGCTCAACGAGCACGGACACCGTCCGGGCCTGGTGACCGTCGAGCAAACGGACTTCGACCTCGCGCCCGAGCTCGAGGATTTCCGGCCGGACATCGTTTGTCTGAGCTTCAACTCGCACCAGCGCAGTTTTGCACTGCGCGCCGCGCAGCAGATCAAAAAAACGCTGCCCGACGCATTGCTGATTGCCGGTGGAGTGCACGCGACCCACGCGCCCCAGGACGTGATCGATTGGCCGCAGATCGACGTGCTGGTCCGCGGCGAGGGCGAGGGAGCGCTGGTCGACCTGGCCGGCGCGTTGCGTCAGGGTCGGCCCTACGATTCGATCGACAACCTCTGGCTGCGCAAAGACGGCGAGGTGATCCGCAACCCGTTGCGGCCGCTGATCCGCGACCTGGACGACCTGCCGCTGGCCGACCGCTCGATTTTCGACATGCAACGCATTCTGCAGGTCAATGCCTACGAAATGCCGATGATGGCCGGTCGCGGCTGCCCGATGCACTGCACCTATTGCTGCAACCACGCCCTCTCGCGGCTTTACAAGGACAAGGGTTCTTACGTGCGCTTTCGTTCGGTGGGCAACATCCTCGAGGAGATCGAGCGCCTGCAGCGGCAGTACCGCATCGACACGCTGTATTTCGAGGATGACATTTTCACCATCAAATCGCGCTTTGCCGTTGACTTCGCCGAGGCCTATCGCCGGCGCTTCCTGATCCCGTTTCGGATCTACGTGCGCGTCGAGATGGTGACGCGCGAGCTGCTGGCCACGCTCAAGCGCGCCGGACTGTACATGGTCAACATCGGCGTGGAGTCCGGCTCGGAGCGGATCCGCCGCGAGGTGATGAAGCGGCCGATGAGCAACGAGCAGATCGAGCTGGTGTTCCAGTGGTGCCGCGAGCTGGAGATCATCACCCGCGACTTCAACATCGTCGGCGTGCCCGGCGACGACGAGCAGACGATCCGCGAGACGATCGAGCTTAACCAGCGCGTACTGCCCGACCAGATTCAGGTCTCGATCTTCTACCCCTATCCCGGGACGCAGCTCTTTGATCAGTGCGTGGAACAGGGGCTGTACAGCGGCGAGGAGCGCACGACCTACTTCGAGAACGAGTCGGTGCTCGAGTTGCCGACCATCTCCCGTCAACGGATTACCGAGCTCTACCAGGAGTTCTGCGACGAGGCGCGGGCGATCGAGGCGCGCAAGGAACAGGTCGATATGCAGCGCGGCCGCCAAGGCTACTTCGACTTCGTCTCCGAGTTTTCGCGCGCTCAGCGTCGGCGCGGCGACGACGAGATGGTTCGCCTCGACCGCTTTCTGATCAACGGCGATCGGCGTTTCGTGCTGTTCATGCACCCGCGGTCGGCCCTGGTTTATCCGCAGGTGGAGATCCGACCCGACTCGCGGCTGCAACTGGCCATGGCGCTGGACCCCAAGTGTCTGGAGTGGGGCGGACGCGGCGTGCACTACCGCGTGCGCCTTGAGCGCGGCGACGAGAAGATCGTGGTCTTCAACGACTTCATCGATCCCAAGAACAAGGCGATCGACCGCGGCTGGCAGGAGCGCGAGGTGGCGCTGAACAATTTCCCCGGCACCTGGGACGTGGTGTTCATGACCGACCCGGACCGCACCGGCGATTTAACCGGCGCCTGGTCCGGCTGGGGTAGGCCGTACCTGGAGGGGGGCGCGTGA
- a CDS encoding radical SAM protein has translation MRALWLYLDIDSGCPASYNHGVGDVDAVLRDQGHDTSLIYLTKLPECDELISWIDERDPQVVLLPVNSHQWAFARTLSDWIKEQRPQVYTVVGGIHAILIPEQVIEHPAVDFVCIGEGERPLPELFDRLERGVDPHGIEGLWSKRGSEQVRTQMPLLIEDLDELPISDRSIWPMDLILKQNYREITVMGGRGCPYRCTYCANSARMKRYKGKGRFVRMRSPERYLQLVELVDRLYDFKSVFFEDDVFTMDHDWTKRFCELYRERFSYPFTCYARVETVDREIFATLKDAGCEMVAIGVESGNEKLRREVLNRKMSNDDIIRVFRWADEFGIKTWNFNIVGIPGETPQTLEDLFELNKIIRPNRAQVSIFYPYPQTELYDLCKREGFLAKQEQSNYFHSTILNLPTIDPEQVQEAFWRFREMSWRIKAEKEALGIFDFVAELEAASVTSDAPEPVSRRQFNVEGDMRLVLFAHPRSEIAYDVDLPDGAEFRAAIALDPLCLKWGGEGVLFALLVQEDDGPRELWSRYLDPKHHESDRGWQQVCVPLDGLGGRRQRLVLKTQTAPSGDMTGAWSGWGDAHIFAAASE, from the coding sequence GTGAGGGCGCTGTGGCTTTACCTGGACATCGACAGCGGCTGCCCGGCGAGCTACAACCACGGCGTGGGCGATGTGGACGCGGTACTGCGCGATCAGGGGCACGACACGTCGCTGATCTACCTGACCAAGTTGCCCGAGTGCGACGAGCTGATCTCATGGATCGACGAACGCGATCCGCAGGTCGTGTTGCTGCCGGTCAACTCGCACCAATGGGCCTTTGCGCGCACGCTCAGCGATTGGATCAAGGAGCAGCGGCCGCAGGTTTACACGGTGGTCGGCGGGATTCATGCGATCCTGATTCCCGAGCAGGTGATCGAGCATCCGGCGGTGGACTTCGTCTGCATCGGCGAGGGCGAGCGGCCCCTGCCCGAGCTGTTTGATCGGCTCGAACGCGGCGTTGACCCGCACGGAATCGAGGGCCTGTGGTCCAAGCGCGGGTCCGAGCAGGTGCGTACGCAGATGCCGTTGCTGATCGAAGATCTCGACGAGCTGCCGATCTCGGATCGCTCGATCTGGCCGATGGACTTGATCCTCAAACAGAACTACCGCGAGATCACCGTGATGGGCGGCCGCGGCTGCCCCTACCGTTGCACCTACTGCGCCAACTCGGCGCGGATGAAGCGCTACAAGGGCAAGGGGCGCTTCGTGCGCATGCGCAGCCCCGAGCGCTATTTGCAGTTGGTCGAGCTGGTCGATCGGCTCTACGACTTTAAGTCGGTCTTCTTTGAGGACGACGTGTTCACCATGGACCACGATTGGACCAAGCGCTTCTGCGAGCTCTACCGCGAGCGCTTCAGCTACCCTTTCACCTGCTATGCGCGGGTCGAGACCGTGGACCGCGAAATTTTCGCCACGCTCAAGGATGCGGGCTGCGAGATGGTGGCGATCGGCGTGGAGTCGGGCAACGAGAAATTGCGGCGCGAAGTGCTCAACCGCAAGATGTCCAACGACGATATTATCCGCGTGTTCCGCTGGGCCGACGAGTTCGGGATCAAGACCTGGAACTTCAACATCGTCGGCATTCCCGGCGAGACGCCGCAGACGCTGGAAGATCTGTTCGAGCTCAATAAGATCATCCGGCCCAACCGGGCCCAGGTCAGCATCTTCTATCCCTATCCGCAGACCGAGCTCTACGATTTGTGCAAGCGCGAGGGATTTTTGGCCAAGCAGGAGCAGAGCAATTATTTCCACTCCACGATCCTCAATCTGCCGACCATCGATCCCGAGCAGGTTCAGGAGGCCTTCTGGCGTTTCCGCGAGATGTCCTGGAGGATCAAGGCCGAGAAGGAGGCGTTGGGGATTTTCGATTTCGTCGCCGAACTCGAGGCTGCGAGCGTAACAAGCGACGCGCCCGAGCCGGTTTCGCGTCGGCAGTTCAACGTCGAGGGCGACATGCGGCTGGTGCTGTTTGCGCACCCGCGTTCCGAGATCGCTTACGACGTCGATCTTCCGGACGGGGCCGAGTTCCGCGCGGCGATCGCCCTAGATCCGCTGTGCCTAAAATGGGGTGGCGAGGGCGTACTGTTCGCGCTGCTGGTCCAGGAAGATGACGGACCGCGCGAGCTGTGGTCGCGCTACCTGGACCCCAAACATCACGAGTCGGACCGCGGCTGGCAGCAGGTGTGCGTGCCGCTCGACGGGCTGGGCGGCCGTAGGCAGCGGCTGGTGCTCAAAACCCAGACCGCGCCCAGCGGCGATATGACCGGCGCTTGGTCGGGCTGGGGCGACGCACACATCTTTGCGGCGGCGAGCGAATGA
- a CDS encoding radical SAM protein — protein sequence MSGVQVALVQCPFWTVEDPPLGMAYLVAALRNAEIEVAAFDFGVELHNELPPEMRPYFHADRGLDRDRGSIGIDEMIQQKIEGWAQRVLSSGARIVGLSIFFTTEEVSFKLARAIRRRDPQIAIVFGGPSCNRNVHAQRFIQSDVPDAVVVGEGERTAVELVRSLLETGRFEPVPGALVRRDGEVLDGGDRPLIEPVDQIAFPEFADLLPLGYARGDVLSVTSSRGCPNHCKYCSERGFWQRYRCRSGENLFEEIKLHAQRFGIYKFNMVDSILNADVRKLERFCDLVIESGIPIRWYGMAMPHRQMTPELLRKMRAAGCTMLQYGIESLSPSVRKSMGKSDDIAMVERVLRDTNAAGIRIHGLMIIGFPGERRRDLWRTMWGIVRLRKVLDYVVRPTCPCVLLPNSPIYEEREQLGIKLEDELYAQWETDDPPSNFASRSRDLDRFKRLLERLKIPGELGSEIFEPAPVAWASRERLDETQRRVRITDVSGPASLANGQSRTYRVSLQNPSERYWAGRALASGTPIGLAYHWRERDGSVAVFDDSQRAYLERTLPPGGVLDLEIEVAAPKRSGAMLLEFTLVQDNVGWFEPENPQAASIEVHLD from the coding sequence ATGAGCGGCGTCCAGGTCGCGCTGGTGCAGTGTCCGTTCTGGACGGTGGAGGATCCGCCGCTGGGCATGGCCTATCTGGTGGCCGCGCTACGCAACGCGGAGATCGAGGTTGCGGCCTTTGACTTCGGCGTTGAGTTGCACAACGAACTGCCGCCTGAGATGCGACCGTACTTCCACGCCGACCGCGGCCTGGACCGCGACCGCGGCAGCATCGGCATCGATGAGATGATCCAGCAGAAGATCGAGGGTTGGGCCCAACGCGTGCTAAGCAGCGGCGCTCGGATCGTCGGACTCTCGATATTCTTCACCACCGAGGAGGTCTCGTTCAAACTGGCGCGCGCGATCAGGCGACGCGACCCGCAGATCGCGATCGTCTTCGGCGGGCCCTCGTGCAACCGCAACGTGCACGCCCAACGTTTTATCCAAAGCGATGTGCCCGACGCGGTGGTGGTCGGCGAGGGCGAGCGCACGGCAGTCGAGCTGGTGCGCTCGTTGCTCGAGACCGGCCGCTTCGAACCGGTTCCCGGCGCGCTGGTGCGGCGCGACGGCGAGGTGCTCGACGGCGGCGACCGGCCGCTGATCGAGCCGGTGGACCAGATCGCGTTTCCCGAGTTCGCCGACCTGCTGCCCCTGGGCTACGCCCGCGGCGACGTGCTGTCGGTGACCAGCAGCCGCGGCTGCCCCAACCACTGCAAGTACTGCTCGGAGCGCGGCTTCTGGCAGCGCTACCGCTGCCGTAGCGGCGAGAACCTGTTCGAAGAGATAAAGCTTCACGCCCAGCGCTTCGGCATCTACAAGTTCAACATGGTTGACTCGATTCTCAACGCCGATGTGCGCAAGCTCGAACGCTTCTGCGATTTGGTGATCGAGTCGGGCATCCCGATCCGCTGGTACGGGATGGCCATGCCGCATCGGCAGATGACTCCCGAGCTGCTGCGCAAGATGCGCGCGGCCGGTTGCACCATGCTGCAATACGGCATCGAGAGCCTCAGCCCTTCAGTGCGCAAATCGATGGGCAAGTCCGACGACATCGCGATGGTCGAGCGCGTGCTGCGCGATACGAACGCTGCGGGGATTCGCATCCACGGGCTGATGATCATCGGTTTTCCAGGCGAGCGTCGTCGCGATTTATGGCGCACGATGTGGGGGATCGTACGTCTGCGAAAGGTGCTGGACTATGTGGTGCGGCCCACATGCCCCTGCGTGCTGCTGCCCAACAGCCCGATCTACGAAGAGCGCGAACAGCTCGGAATCAAGCTTGAGGACGAGCTCTACGCTCAGTGGGAGACCGACGATCCGCCGAGCAACTTCGCCTCGCGCTCGCGCGATTTGGATCGCTTCAAACGGCTGCTGGAGCGGCTGAAGATTCCCGGCGAACTGGGCTCCGAGATCTTCGAGCCTGCGCCGGTCGCCTGGGCCTCGCGCGAACGTCTGGACGAGACCCAGCGTCGCGTGCGAATCACCGATGTCAGCGGACCGGCGAGCCTGGCGAACGGTCAATCCCGGACCTACCGCGTGAGTCTGCAAAACCCGAGCGAGCGCTACTGGGCGGGCAGGGCGCTGGCCTCGGGCACGCCCATCGGCCTGGCCTACCACTGGCGCGAGCGCGACGGCTCCGTGGCCGTGTTCGACGACTCTCAACGCGCCTACCTCGAGCGCACGCTGCCGCCCGGCGGCGTGCTCGATCTCGAGATCGAGGTCGCGGCTCCAAAGCGTAGCGGCGCGATGCTTTTGGAGTTTACCCTGGTGCAGGACAACGTCGGCTGGTTCGAGCCCGAGAATCCGCAAGCCGCTTCAATCGAGGTGCATCTTGACTGA
- a CDS encoding radical SAM protein encodes MTEQPSNRAALMIDPLELAKARRRYLIRKGVLTKRAFVGPLETCIIPTYRCNYRCVFCALEWEAPGKKPDLPPQTIERVLEDLAALNCEQVSFTGGGEPLMYKPIDRMVQHARELGLAVSICTNGYLLNDERIESFARLGVHLSISLNAPDAETYVKTHPGTKPEDFERITGNLARYVRIARECGGPGSFVSLNFVITNLNWNLVPQIDELTRSIGANQIQFRLIQPRPVHSYLFLNPEQLQRTREDVRRVELESHDNATYTVQVSEILRSADLRTTGHDARGDVCGLLGVEPIDDLQRVPCIEGYIASYVDSDGIVFPCCLRSCSIENHYMGNVNEQPFAQIWNGPSYQGFRDEAFNIDYDKAERTENSCAYCPKAKAFLYMVDELAPGNLACQQSTLIDELVARLEPLEHALGLGEGQQPLTQEGCRVRFISHTLPQQARPGQELSCSVTLVNSGAVAWRELSAAGDSAVGLSYHLLDRRGRMLEFDGHPRSYLPVDVLPGQSVSLQIAVTAPPKSGRYQVEFTLIQEHVAWFEQRGAATLRVPLRIV; translated from the coding sequence TTGACTGAGCAGCCGAGCAACAGGGCCGCGCTGATGATCGATCCTTTGGAATTGGCCAAGGCCCGCCGTCGCTATTTGATCCGCAAGGGAGTGCTGACCAAGCGCGCATTCGTCGGCCCGCTGGAGACCTGCATCATCCCCACCTATCGCTGCAACTACCGCTGCGTGTTCTGCGCGCTGGAGTGGGAGGCGCCGGGCAAGAAACCCGACTTGCCGCCGCAGACCATCGAGCGCGTGCTCGAGGACCTCGCAGCTCTGAACTGCGAGCAGGTTTCGTTCACCGGCGGCGGCGAACCACTGATGTACAAGCCGATCGACCGTATGGTGCAACACGCCAGGGAGCTGGGCCTGGCGGTCTCGATCTGCACCAACGGCTACCTGCTCAACGACGAGCGCATCGAGAGCTTCGCGCGCCTGGGCGTGCACCTCTCGATCAGCCTCAACGCGCCGGACGCCGAGACCTACGTCAAGACCCATCCGGGCACCAAGCCCGAGGACTTCGAGCGCATCACCGGCAATTTGGCGCGCTACGTGCGCATCGCCCGCGAGTGCGGCGGTCCGGGCAGCTTCGTCAGCCTGAACTTCGTGATCACCAACCTCAACTGGAACCTGGTGCCCCAAATCGACGAGCTGACGCGGAGCATCGGCGCCAACCAGATCCAGTTTCGATTGATCCAGCCGCGGCCGGTGCACAGCTACCTGTTTCTCAACCCTGAGCAGTTGCAGCGGACGCGCGAGGACGTGCGCCGTGTGGAGCTCGAGTCGCACGACAATGCGACCTACACCGTGCAGGTCTCGGAGATTTTACGCTCCGCGGACCTGCGGACCACCGGCCACGACGCGCGCGGCGACGTCTGCGGCCTGCTAGGCGTGGAGCCGATCGACGACTTGCAGCGCGTGCCGTGCATCGAAGGTTACATCGCCTCTTACGTTGATTCGGACGGCATTGTTTTTCCCTGCTGCCTGCGCTCCTGTTCGATCGAGAATCACTACATGGGCAACGTCAACGAGCAGCCGTTTGCACAGATCTGGAACGGCCCGAGCTACCAGGGATTCCGCGACGAGGCGTTCAACATCGACTACGACAAGGCCGAGCGTACCGAGAATTCCTGCGCCTACTGCCCCAAGGCCAAGGCTTTTCTGTACATGGTCGACGAGCTGGCCCCGGGCAACCTGGCCTGCCAGCAGTCGACATTGATCGACGAGCTGGTCGCGCGGCTCGAGCCGCTGGAACACGCGTTGGGACTGGGCGAGGGGCAGCAGCCGCTGACCCAGGAGGGCTGCCGCGTGCGCTTCATCAGTCACACGCTGCCCCAGCAGGCCCGGCCCGGACAGGAGCTGAGCTGCAGCGTGACGTTGGTCAACAGCGGCGCAGTGGCCTGGCGCGAGTTGTCCGCAGCGGGCGACTCGGCGGTTGGCCTGAGCTATCACTTGCTTGACCGGCGCGGCCGGATGCTCGAGTTCGACGGCCATCCGCGCAGCTACCTGCCGGTCGACGTGCTGCCCGGACAGAGCGTCAGCCTGCAGATCGCGGTGACCGCTCCGCCCAAGAGCGGCCGTTACCAGGTCGAGTTCACGCTGATCCAGGAGCACGTGGCCTGGTTCGAGCAGCGCGGGGCCGCGACCCTGCGCGTGCCGCTGAGGATCGTGTGA
- a CDS encoding methyltransferase domain-containing protein, with translation MRQTEQQIRGELDFRSFHGEFVDRFIGLFQSLLRMRVPTFDRLVFERTLRPPFLEIGAELGLNGALLASRHGYRGFCLDISPEALLTGREYRRRMGLEREAMLICADAHNLPLRNDSLPTVFGWGTFHHFPDPLPVLREARRVLNPNGRFLFEEEPIKRRLSLNLYNTGTPPHELRWFERVLFRLGLLPFIAVPGGRDEVARGIHEGTFGVAQLRRLLGVFDEQHVSYTPQLTGGIAAEGRPLRWLLPRMLGVQRAFAWATRWFGGASAGWAIKHTIGCRVLDGDPRVALVKRRDPLDRLTLYFDAPTAVRLIDGGGSPQTTQDDDSLRVDLPQDWRDEVVALELQGEAQLLRVDLESSSVQGAFYSWRPADEHEDAATLESRLGCPECITVSDRCLAPRCGWPCVAACPNGALTRGEKGPMRDAQRCTLCLDCLHACPFGVLDRAPLELEGELGGEGRLTCRDCGRSFIIRDGIAILLTAEKQRLMGDRWR, from the coding sequence GTGAGGCAGACCGAACAACAGATCCGCGGCGAGCTGGACTTCCGCAGCTTCCACGGCGAGTTCGTGGATCGCTTTATCGGCCTGTTTCAAAGCCTGCTGCGCATGCGCGTCCCGACTTTCGACCGGCTGGTTTTCGAACGAACCCTGCGGCCGCCGTTTCTCGAGATCGGCGCGGAGCTGGGGCTTAACGGCGCGTTACTCGCATCGCGACACGGCTATCGCGGATTCTGCCTCGACATCAGTCCCGAGGCGTTGCTCACCGGCCGGGAATATCGCCGACGAATGGGATTGGAGCGCGAGGCGATGCTGATCTGCGCGGACGCGCACAACCTGCCGCTACGCAACGACAGCCTGCCCACGGTCTTCGGTTGGGGTACGTTCCACCACTTCCCCGACCCGCTGCCCGTGCTGCGTGAGGCGCGCCGGGTGCTCAACCCGAACGGTCGTTTTCTGTTCGAGGAAGAGCCGATCAAGCGTAGGCTGAGCCTCAATCTGTACAACACCGGCACTCCGCCGCACGAACTACGCTGGTTCGAGCGCGTGCTGTTCCGCCTCGGGCTGCTGCCGTTTATCGCGGTGCCCGGCGGTCGCGACGAGGTGGCGCGCGGGATTCACGAGGGGACCTTCGGCGTGGCGCAGTTGCGCCGATTGCTCGGTGTGTTCGACGAGCAGCATGTGAGCTACACGCCGCAGCTCACCGGCGGAATAGCGGCCGAGGGACGGCCGCTGCGGTGGTTGTTGCCCAGGATGCTTGGCGTACAGCGCGCCTTTGCTTGGGCCACGCGCTGGTTCGGCGGAGCTTCGGCCGGTTGGGCAATCAAGCACACCATCGGCTGTCGAGTGCTCGACGGCGATCCGCGGGTGGCGCTGGTCAAACGCCGCGATCCGTTGGATAGGCTGACTTTGTATTTTGACGCGCCGACCGCTGTGCGGCTGATCGATGGCGGAGGGTCGCCACAGACCACCCAAGACGACGATTCACTGCGCGTGGACCTGCCGCAGGATTGGCGCGACGAGGTCGTGGCCCTCGAGCTGCAGGGCGAGGCGCAACTACTGCGGGTCGACCTCGAGTCCAGCAGCGTGCAAGGGGCGTTCTATTCCTGGCGTCCTGCTGATGAGCACGAGGATGCCGCAACCTTGGAAAGCCGACTGGGCTGCCCGGAGTGCATCACGGTCAGCGATCGCTGCCTGGCCCCGCGCTGCGGTTGGCCCTGCGTGGCCGCCTGTCCCAACGGCGCGCTGACCCGCGGCGAGAAGGGACCGATGCGCGACGCGCAGCGCTGCACTTTGTGCCTGGATTGCCTGCACGCCTGCCCGTTCGGCGTCTTGGATCGCGCGCCGCTTGAGCTCGAGGGCGAGCTTGGCGGCGAGGGTCGGCTGACTTGCCGCGATTGCGGCCGGTCGTTTATAATCCGTGATGGAATCGCAATTTTGCTGACTGCGGAAAAACAACGCCTGATGGGCGATAGGTGGAGATGA
- a CDS encoding DUF5989 family protein: MAKMGIVREFLQFLVERKLMWMAPIVIILLALSLFIFFTEGSVVLPFIYALF, encoded by the coding sequence ATGGCAAAGATGGGAATCGTCAGGGAGTTTCTCCAATTCCTGGTGGAGCGCAAGCTGATGTGGATGGCGCCGATCGTGATCATCCTGCTCGCGCTGTCGCTGTTCATCTTCTTCACCGAGGGCTCGGTGGTTCTGCCGTTCATATACGCGCTGTTCTAG
- a CDS encoding radical SAM protein, whose amino-acid sequence MEYQGVVIRPPSEARSLILQVTHGCSNNKCTFCPTYKGTRFRIKDQQQIEAEIDEVSSLFPYRRVFLADGDALIIPQPRLTAIMARLSNKIRGLERVGIYGNAKSILRKSVDDLCELKRLGLGIIYLGLESGDPQVLDAIKKGVAPKQMIEAAQRVKQSGILLSVTVLLGIAGKDGGERHARLTAEVLNSMQPDYVGALTLMVVPGSPLYEQMLDNSFKMPGVFEMLGELRTMLAGLELNNCLFTSNHASNYLPLKVRLPAQKAHALQMIDEVIDSGDQRRLRPEFLRAL is encoded by the coding sequence ATGGAGTACCAGGGCGTTGTGATCCGACCGCCCAGTGAGGCCCGCAGCCTGATTCTGCAGGTGACGCACGGCTGTTCGAACAACAAGTGCACCTTCTGCCCGACCTATAAGGGCACGCGTTTCCGGATCAAGGACCAACAACAGATCGAGGCCGAAATCGACGAGGTCTCGTCGCTCTTTCCCTACCGCCGGGTGTTTCTGGCCGACGGCGACGCGCTGATCATCCCCCAGCCGCGGCTGACCGCGATCATGGCCCGGCTGAGCAACAAGATCCGCGGCCTGGAGCGCGTGGGAATTTACGGCAACGCTAAAAGCATCCTGCGCAAGAGCGTGGACGACCTGTGCGAGCTCAAGCGGCTGGGCCTGGGCATCATCTATCTGGGCCTGGAATCGGGCGATCCGCAGGTGCTTGATGCGATTAAAAAGGGTGTCGCGCCCAAGCAGATGATCGAGGCGGCCCAGCGGGTCAAGCAGTCCGGAATCCTGCTGTCGGTCACGGTGCTGCTGGGAATCGCGGGCAAGGACGGCGGCGAGCGCCACGCGCGGCTGACCGCCGAAGTGCTCAACAGTATGCAGCCGGACTACGTCGGAGCGTTGACCCTGATGGTCGTGCCCGGCAGCCCGCTATACGAACAGATGCTCGACAACAGCTTCAAGATGCCCGGCGTGTTCGAGATGCTCGGCGAACTGCGCACAATGCTCGCCGGATTGGAGTTGAACAACTGCCTGTTCACCAGCAACCACGCCAGCAACTACCTGCCGCTCAAGGTCAGGCTGCCCGCGCAGAAAGCTCACGCACTGCAAATGATCGACGAGGTGATCGACTCCGGGGACCAGCGCCGACTGCGCCCCGAATTCCTGCGCGCGCTGTAA